A region of Dictyostelium discoideum AX4 chromosome 1 chromosome, whole genome shotgun sequence DNA encodes the following proteins:
- a CDS encoding phytanoyl-CoA dioxygenase family protein, translated as MDKSLAEKIKNVDITPKEISHFKTKEWNYRKGLSVENSTREIVNIWKCDPFFAKIIFNENIGKMICDLMGWSGCRLAQDELFWKPHLGGSVGYHQDGPYLDFLPAETIAIWVPLNDVSIENGTLEYATGSHNWKTPSGIIDDFHNPLKFKLKMEDAAMIEGIEKPDIHVVTLKRGGVSFHHGKLWHGSSKNPSSTKEMCFSFHTRKLCIQ; from the exons atggataAAAGTTTAgcagaaaaaataaaaaatgtggATATTACCCCAAAAGAAATTTCCCATTTTAAAACAAAGG aaTGGAATTATCGTAAAGGGTTATCAGTTGAAAATTCAACAAGAGAAATTGTTAATATTTGGAAGTGTGATCCATTTTTTgctaaaattatatttaatgaaaatattggaAAAATGATTTGCGATTTAATGGGATGGTCAGGATGTCGTTTAGCACAAGACGAGTTATTTTGGAAACCACATTTAGGTGGTAGTGTAGGGTATCATCAAGATGGACcatatttagattttttacCAGCTGAAACTATTGCAATATGGGTACCATTAAATGatgtttcaattgaaaatggtacACTAGAATATGCAACTGGAAGTCATAATTGGAAAACTCCAAGTGGTATAATAGATGATTTTCATAAtccattaaaatttaaactaAAAATGGAGGATGCTGCCATGATTGAAGGAATTGAAAAACCAGATATTCATGTGGTAACTTTGAAAAGAGGTGGAGTATCATTTCATCATGGTAAATTATGGCATGGTTCTTCAAAGAATCCAAGTTCTACCAAAGAGATGTGCTTTTCATTTCATACCAGAAAATTGTGTATTCAATGA